The Setaria italica strain Yugu1 chromosome IX, Setaria_italica_v2.0, whole genome shotgun sequence genome has a window encoding:
- the LOC101764990 gene encoding syntaxin-related protein KNOLLE, translating to MNDLMTKSFMSYVDLKKAAMKDLEAGGDGIELPESGAGGVTDERLRGFFEEAEAVKAEMAAIRDALDRLHAANEEGKSLHQADALRAHRGRVNADIVAVLRRARDIRARLESLDRANAAQRRLSAGCREGTPLDRTRTAVTAGLRKKLKDLMLDFQALRQRMMSEYKETVERRYYTLTGEVPEEEVIERIISDGRGEELLGAAVAEHGKGAVLAAVHEIQDRHDAAREVERSLLELHQVFLDMAVMVETQGEKLDDIESHVANASHYVQGGNKELGKAREYQRSSRKWLCIGIIILLLLILLVIVPIATSFRKS from the coding sequence ATGAACGACCTCATGACCAAGTCCTTCATGAGCTACGTCGACCTGAAGAAGGCGGCGATGAAGGACCtggaggcgggcggcgacgggatcGAGCTCCCGGAgtcgggcgccggcggcgtcacGGACGAGCGCCTGCGCGGCTTcttcgaggaggcggaggcggttaaggcggagatggcggcgatcCGCGACGCGCTCGACCGCCTCCACGCCGCCAACGAGGAGGGCAAGTCGCTGCACCAGGCCGACGCCCTCCGCGCGCACCGCGGCCGCGTCAACGCCGACATCGTCGCCGtgctccgccgcgcccgcgacaTCCGCGCCAGGCTCGAGTCCCTGGACCGCGCCAACGCCGCGCAGCGCAGGCTCTCCGCGGGGTGCCGCGAGGGCACGCCGCTGGACCGCACGCGCACCGCCGTCACCGCGGGGCTCCGGAAGAAGCTCAAGGACCTCATGCTTGACTTCCAGGCGCTGCGGCAGCGGATGATGTCCGAGTACAAGGAGACCGTGGAGCGCCGCTACTACACGCTCACCGGGGAGGTCCCCgaggaggaggtgatcgagCGCATCATCTccgacggccgcggcgaggaactcctgggcgccgccgtcgcggagcACGGCAagggcgccgtgctcgccgcggtCCACGAGATCCAGGACCGCCACGACGCGGCGCGCGAGGTGGAGCGCAGCCTCCTGGAGCTCCACCAGGTGTTCCTGGACATGGCCGTCATGGTGGAGACGCAGGGGGAGAAGCTCGACGACATCGAGAGCCACGTCGCCAACGCCTCCCACTACGTGCAGGGCGGCAACAAGGAGCTGGGTAAGGCTAGGGAGTACCAGCGGAGCAGCCGCAAGTGGCTCTGCATCGGCATCATCATCCTGctgctcctcatcctcctcgtcatcgtgcccatcgccaccagcttcagGAAGTCTTGA